Proteins co-encoded in one Ananas comosus cultivar F153 linkage group 15, ASM154086v1, whole genome shotgun sequence genomic window:
- the LOC109721775 gene encoding sprT-like domain-containing protein Spartan: MDRAGPVPAARAVDRTGPGSGPARSVDRGGAHVDVHVLFCHYNALYFHDSLGACAVSWSSSPLPSGTSTCHYYPGGGCEIVLSKPLLGNRPTANLKNTLLHEMIHAYMCFHYDIKDHSDHGPSFKAMMNSINSSTVTDPQRPVDGYNITIYHELHKEVESYRCEKCGILVKSTIHREPSVSGCPKNVGPDGFCDDSSCHWHRHKKLCSGCYVKVQKPAGCEEKRTSSKADHLLHESTCEELLMQKSSKAGGSNDRIDAKKTTSTSSLQSSGDGLGSSGNNNDNNNKNNSVKDNSQKNLKESNKAIESKGQSQEISKRTRTSSKKNSEYTAMKRRKLSKSKSDYAVIIQWLNVFAYEDEEEDEEPLVNKRTERRRKQKMLISLKNRAGNNYSEVEGNASPSHKDVSRDEKPENDSKPTVGDLLVGNEEVPLNSNTAHEEPPTKSQGNDIENQGEGECSSPINSPVRGEIVDISDG, translated from the exons ATGGACCGGGCCGGGCCGGTTCCGGCGGCGAGGGCGGTGGACCGGACCGGGCCGGGTTCGGGCCCGGCGAGGTCGGTGGATCGGGGCGGCGCGCACGTGGACGTGCACGTGCTCTTCTGCCACTACAACGCCCTCTACTTCCACGACTCCCTCGGCGCCTGCGCCGTGTCCTGGTCCTCCTCCCCTTTGCCCAG CGGCACAAGTACTTGTCACTATTATCCAGGAGGTGGCTGTGAGATAGTCCTCTCTAAGCCCTTGTTAGGAAATCGGCCTACTGCCAATCTCAAGAATACTTTGCTTCATGAGATGATTCATGCATATATGTGTTTTCATTATGATATAAAGGACCATAG TGACCATGGTCCAAGTTTCAAGGCCATGATGAATTCAATCAACTCCAGCACAGTAACAGACCCTCAG AGACCAGTTGATGGCTACAACATCACTATCTATCATGAGCTCCACAAGGAAGTCGAGAGCTACAGA TGTGAAAAGTGTGGAATTTTGGTCAAGTCAACCATTCATAGGGAACCTTCAGTTAGTGGTTGCCCTAAAAACGTGGGCCCTGATGGATTTTGCGATGATTCATCTTGCCACTGGCATAG ACATAAAAAGTTATGCTCTGGTTGTTACGTTAAGGTACAGAAACCAGCAGGATGTGAAGAGAAGAGAACAAGTTCAAAAG CTGATCATTTGCTTCATGAATCCACTTGTGAAGAACTGTTAATGCAAAAATCATCTAAAGCTGGAGGATCAAATGATAGAATTGACGCAAAGAAAACTACGTCGACGAGTTCCTTACAATCTTCTGGTGACGGGCTCGGAAGCTCGGgcaataataatgataataataataagaataattctgTTAAAGACAATTCTCAGAAAAATCTTAAAGAGTCAAACAAGGCCATCGAGTCAAAAGGTCAGTCTCAAGAGATCTCCAAACGAACAAGAACTTCATCGAAGAAGAATAGCGAGTATACCGCCATGAAGAGAAGGAAGCTAAGTAAGTCCAAGAGCGACTATGCGGTtataatccaatggctaaatgTGTTTGCCtacgaagacgaagaagaagacgagGAGCCTTTAGTGAATAAGCGGacagaaaggagaagaaagcaAAAAATGCTGATTTCTCTCAAGAATAGAGCAGGTAATAACTACTCGGAGGTTGAAGGTAATGCGTCGCCTTCCCATAAGGATGTGTCAAGAGATGAGAAACCCGAAAATGATAGTAAACCGACAGTTGGTGATCTTCTCGTTGGTAACGAAGAAGTGcctttaaatagtaatacagCGCATGAAGAACCGCCCACCAAAAGTCAAGGGAATGATATCGAGAATCAAGGTGAAGGTGAATGTTCGTCGCCGATAAATTCACCGGTTAGAGGCGAGATCGTGGATATCTCTGATGGCTGA